Within Paenibacillus sp. RUD330, the genomic segment CGTATTCGGCCGGATCGCCGACCCGCAGCCCCGAAGCGCGGCGCACCACGTCCTCCAGCACGCGGTCATAGACGCCGGCATGGATGATCGCGCGGGAGCAGGCGCTGCATTTCTGCCCCGAAAAGCCGAAGGCCGAAGCCGCGATCGCCTCCGCGGCCGCCTCGAGATCGGCGCTTTTGTCGACGACGATCGCATCCTTGCCGCCAAGCTCCGCGACGACCCGCTTCATCCAGCGCTGGCCTTTGGCCAGCCGCGACGCTCTCTCATGGATCCGCAGCCCCGTCTCCAGCGATCCCGTAAAGCTGATGAACCGGGTGAGGGGATGATCCACCAGCGCGTCGCCGATGACCGATCCCGGTCCCGGCACGAACTGGATGGCCTGCTCCGGCAGTCCCGCTTCCAGCAGCAGCGCGACGAACCTCGCTGCGATGACCGCTGTCGGGCTGGCCGGCTTGAACACGACCGGATTGCCGCAGACGAGCGCGGCCGCCGTCATGCCGGCCATGATCGCGAGCGGGAAATTCCACGGCGGAATGACGACCCCGGTTCCGAGCGGAATATAGAGAAGCTCGTTGTCTTCCCCCTGCAGGCGGATCAGCGGCTGCGGCGCGCCGATGCGCTCGGCCTCGCGGCCGTAATAGTCCAGAAAATCGATCGCCTCCGCCGTATCGGCGTCGGCTTCCCCCCAGGGCTTGCCCGCCTCCAGCACCATGAGCGCGGAAAATTCATGCTTGCGCCTTCTGAGCAGCGCCGCCGCGCGGTATAGGATCCGCGCCCTCACGGCGAACGGCTCCCGCGCCCAGCCGGCTGCGGCGGCGTGGGCCGCCTCCACCGCTTCCGCCGCCTGGCGCAGGTCCGCCTGGACGACCCGTCCGATCACATCTCCATACCGTGCGGGATTGACGGAATCCGCCGTCGCGCCTTCCATCCTCTCCCTGCCTCCGATCAGAAGCGGATAGGTCAGGCCCTGGCGTCCGCGCTCTTCATCGAGCGCCGCATGGAACAGCGAGCGGTTGCGGTCGTCGCGGAAATCGGTGAGCGGCTCGTTGCGGAACGGTTCCAGCATCTCATTCGCCTCCGTATGTCCTTTTGGCTTGCAGTCATGGGTGTCGGGCACTCTGCCTATATATAATCATGACCGGCCTTGAACATGACTTGGAGCCGCTCGCGCCACAAGCGCCGGCGGAGGGAGGATGAGGGCTCGATGGGATTGGGCAACAAAATATACCGTTCGGTGCTGCTTGGACTCGCCGGCAACGGCGCCGTAGAAGCTGCCGCCCATAAAGTCGGCATGAAGCTCGGAGCTTCCCGCTTCGTCGCCGGAACGACGCTGGACGAAGCGGTCGCAGCCGCATGCCGATTGCGCGACAAAGGCATTCAGGTGTCGATGGATCATCTCGGGGAAGGAATCAAGACGCTGGAAGAAGCGGATGCCTACCGGGATGCCTATATTCTGCTGCTGCAGCGATTGCATCTGGAAGGGCTGTCCGGCAATGTGTCGCTGAAGCCGACGCAGATGGGGCTTGCCCTGGATGAAGCCTCCTGCCGGGAGCGGATCACGGCGATCGCCAGGGAAGCCAAGTCCAGAGGCGCATTCGTGCGGCTGGACATGGAGGACAGTCCCTATACGGGACGCACCATCGAGCTCGTGCGCAGGCTGCACAAGGAAGGGCTGACCAATACCGGAACGGTCATCCAGGCCTATTTGTACCGAAGCGCCGAGGATGTGCGCAAGCTCAGCAACGCCCGCATCAATCTCCGGCTCGTGAAGGGGGCGTACAAGGAAAGCCGGGCGATCGCGTTCGCCAAGCCGGATACGGTCGCGGCCAGCTTCAAGCGGCTGATCCGGATGCGGCTGGACAGCGGCGTCTACACGGCCGTGGCCACGCATGACGACGAGATCATCCGCTGGACCAAGGCTTACGCGGCCCGGCGCGGAGTCTCGAGGGGAGCCTTCGAGTTCCAGATGCTGTACGGAATGAGGATGTCGATGCAGGAGCAGCTTGCCGCCGAAGGATATACCGTCCGCTGTTATGTGCCCTACGGAGAGCGGTGGTATCCGTATTTCGTCAGAAGGCTTGCGGAGCGCCCCGAAAATGTCGGCTTTGTCCTGAGGAACCTGTTCAAGCGGAGCTGAATTCAGGCCGCCCTGACCCGACGAGAGGAGAATGTCGATGAATCCAACTGTGCCCGTCCGCATCCTGCCCGTGGCGTTCGATTACGGCGCCGGGCGCGGAGGCGCCGCATCCGGTCCCGAAGCGCTGCTCCAGGCAGGCCTGGCCGAACGGCTTGCCGGCCTGGGGCGGCAAGCCGTTGTGCTGGCCCGCGTCCCGGCGGCAAGCCTGCAGGCCGAGTTCCGAAGCGCCCCAGGCATGAAGCATTGGGGCCGGGTGCTGGCAATGGCCGAAGAAACGGCAGCGGCAGCGGCTGCCGCTGCCGACGGGGGCTTCCCCCTCATACTGGGCGGCGACCACAGCATCGCCATCGGGACGATAGCCGGCCTGGCCTCCCGCCGGGAGAGGCTGGGCGTCCTGTGGATCGACGCCCACTCCGATCTCAATACCCCCTCTACCACCCCGTCCGGCAATCTTCACGGCATGTCGCTCGCGGCCTGCCTCGGCTTCGGAGATCCGGACCTGGCCGCCGTCGGGGGTTATTCCCCGAAGCTCCAGCCGGAGCGCATCGCGCTTGTCGGAGCCCGTTCCCTCGACGAGGGGGAGCGGGAAATCATCGGCAGGCTCGGCATCGCCTGCTTCACCATGCATGACATCGACCGCAGGGGCATGGCCGACGTCATGAAGGAGGCGATCGCGATCGTCTCGAACGGATCGGACGGCGTCCATCTCAGCTTCGACATCGACAGCGTCGATCCCGGAGAGGCGCCCGGCACCGGCACGCCGGTGCGCGGCGGGCTGTCTTACCGCGAAGCCCATTTGGCCATGGAGCTGCTGCATGAAGCCGGCCTTCTCACCTCGGCGGAGCTGGTCGAGGTCAATCCTCGGCTCGACAGCGGGAACCGGACGGCCCGCCTGGCGGTGGAGCTGCTGGCCTCCCTTTTCGGAGAGAAGATCCTCTAGCCGACCAGCTCTATACCTCGATGACGATCGGCAGGATCATCGGCCTTCTTCTCGTCCGAGCGTAAATATGGCGGGCCAGATCATCCTTGAGCGAACGCTTAACGAGATTCCACCGGCCCGGCCGCTCTTCTTCCAAGCCGTTCACCGTCTTCAGCACGAGCTCCTGGATGCCGGCCATCAGCTCCTCGTTGTCCCGGACGTACACGAAGCCGCGGGAGATGATTTCCGGCTTCGCCAGCATGCGCCCGTCGTACTCGCTCAGCGTCACCACGACGACGAGCATGCCGTCGCCGGACAGCTGCCTGCGGTCCCGCAGCACGATCTGGCCCACATCCCGTCCGAGGCCGTCGACCAGGCTGCTTCCGGCCGGAATCGATTTCCCCTTGCGGGCCTCGCCGCCGGCCAGCTCCACCGTATCGCCGTTGTTCAGGATGAAGACGCGCTCCTGCGGAATACCGACCGCTGCCGCGAGCAGGCGATGCTGATGCAGCATCCGGAACTCTCCGTGGACCGGAATGAGATATCGCGGCTTCATCAAGGTCAGCATGAGCTTCAGCTCTTCCTGGCTGCCATGTCCCGACACATGCATGCCGGTCGCGCTTCCCGCTCCGTAAATGACGTTCGCCCCGATCTGGTACAGATGATCGATGATCCGGGAGACGCTCCGCTCGTTGCCCGGAATCGCGCCGGCCGCGAGGATCACGGTGTCCCCGGGAGCGATGCTCATCTGGCGGTGGCTGCCTGCGGCCAGCCTGGCAAGCGCCGCCATCGGCTCTCCCTGGCTGCCGGTGCACAGCACGGCAATCCGCTCCGGCGGATGATCCCCTGCTTCGCCGGCGTCGATGATCAGCTCCTCCGGCACGTTCAAGTACCCGAGAGAGGCCGCGACATCCACGACATTCACCATGCTTCTCCCGAGCAGCACGAGCTTGCGGCCTGTCGCGGCCGAGGCGTCGACGACCTGCTGCACCCGGTTCACATTGGAGGCGAAGGTGGATAGGAACACTCTCTGCTTCGCCTTGGAGAAGGCATCCAGAATATGGCCTCCGACGACCCTCTCCGAGGGGGTGAAGCCCGGCCTTTCGGCGTTGGTGCTCTCGGAGAGCAGCAGCTGGACTCCCTTGCTGCCGATGTCGGCCATCCGATGCAGATCCGGATAGGGACCGCTGACCGGTGACATGTCGAACTTGAAATCTCCCGTATGCACGATCGTTCCCTGAGGGGTATCAAAGACGATTCCGAGGCAGTCCGGGATGCTGTGGCTGATCGTGAAAAAAGCCGCCTTGAAGCAGCCGCCGAGCTCGACGGCCGAGTCCGCGTCAATGATATGAAGCTGCGCATCGCCCATCAGGCCATGCTCCTTCAGCTTGATCTCGATCAGTCCCATCGTCAGCCTCGTCGCGTACACCGGCACGGGCAGCTGCTTCAATAAATACGGAATGCCTCCGATATGGTCCTCATGCCCGTGGGTAACCAGCAGCGCCCGCACCTGGTCCCTGCGCTCGATCAGATAGGACAGCTCCGGCACGATCAGATCGACGCCGGGCTGGCTCTCGTCCGGAAACTTGGAGCCGCAGTCGATCAGGACGATATCTTCTCCGCACTGAAGCATGTACATGTTTTTGCCGATTTCGTTGACGCCTCCGAGAGCTGCCGCGAGCAGCCTGGAAGGACGCGGCTGCCCTCCGGCCCCCTCTGCTTCCGGCGCATATCCGCGCCGTTCATTCTTGACTCCATCCATCCCATTTCCTCCGCTTCGCTTCCAGCCGATGATGATATTGGGATTCCCGATTGAGCCGGTCGAAATGCGCTTGAAGAGCAAAAAAAACAGAACCGGCCGGCTTGGTCCATGAAAAACAAAACACCAAACCCCTCAAGCTGAAGGGGTTCGGTGTTTCACTTCGAATCTGAAACAGCCTTTTTGCATCGGCTAGACTTTGGCCGTCCGCTTCTGCCGCTCGATCTCCGCGATCAGCTGCGGCTCCGGCGCCTGCCAGCCGGCCGGCTTGGCGACCTTGCCCTGCTCGTTGTAGATCGGCTTGCCGTCCGGCCCGAGCTTGGCCATATTGGCGGCATGTACGATCTCGAACAGCCTCTCCGGCTCGACGCCCATCTCGACGAAGGTCCCGAGCGCGAAGTACATCAGGTCGATCAGCGCGTCGGCCTGATCCTCGACCGTCTCCGCCGCCAAAAACTCGCCGATCTCCTCGGTCATCCAGGATGCCCTCGCCAGCGCCCTTCCGCCTTGCCCTTGAAGCGAGGCGGCTTTCATCCGGCCTGCCAGCTCCTCGGTCGCCCGCCCGGCTTCGGCGACGGCTTCCCCTTCTCCTCTGAAAGCCATCGTCGGAGCTTCCGCGACCGGAGCGCCGAAGGCGGCGTGGAATTGCTTCACCTGCTCGTAATGCTTGTTCATCGTTCCCCTAACCCCTTCGCGAATGAGTTCACGTTCCTCATTGTACCATCGCGAGCAGGCGATGAGAACGGCCAGGAGCTTCCCTGCTGCATGTCCGCCGTTCATTTTGACGGCACGAAGGCCACCTTCCTTCCGACCGGCATCCGGCAACCGCCGCCCCTATCCGGAGCGCCTTGGCCGCAGGCAAGTCTTCCGTCTGCGCCATCGACCGGGAAGCAGCGGACGTAAGGAGTCTCTTGCCTCCCATAATAGGACTCCCGCAGGCCATGAACCGGATCCAGAAATCACATTAATGTGGATCAACAGCACAGACGCCTATGAATAAGAGCAAAAACACGGCAACCAGGCTCCTCCACCGCTGTATGAGATAAATGCCCTTCGTTTGCAACAAAAATCGGGCGCCCCTTGCGGGGCGCCCTTATCATGGGAGAGGAGAAACCGGACGAAGAGCTTATGGGGAAACGTAAGCCTTCTCCGCGGTGTCTACGGCATCTCTCGACGCCGATATCCTCATGATGCCCGCTTACCGGACATTTATACCTAATCGCCCACGAATTTCTGGACCAGCCGCTCTTCGAAAGATTCCCCTTCCTCGTCGTGCCATTGCTCCTTCGGTTCGGCGGCGGCAAGCAGGACCGAGCACTCCCGGAGCAGCCTCGACAGCAGGACGGCTGCCGCGGCAAGCGACGCATCCACGAAGGCCAGCACGGCAACTGGATGGTCTCCGAGCGACATGTAGCCCATCATGCCTCCCATCAGTCCGCCCATGAACCCGGCAAGGGCTCCTTCAAGAGAAGGCAAGACTCCGTGCGGGCTGCCAGCCATATAACCGGCTGCCGCGCAGGCCGCCGCTGCGGCCATCGCAGAGAGCGAAAAGCTGGCCGTGACGAGAGCGAGCAGCGTCCCCCCCGTCAGCCCCGCCGCCATCGCGAGCGTCATGCTGGCCATCATGAGATGCATGCGCGGCGCGCTCCTCATCCATCGAATCCGAAGCGTATAGTAGATGACGGCGATCCCGGCCGCCAGCAAGGACAATACTTTGGCCGCCGCAAATCCGAACGTCTCGGTTCCGCCGCCGGGAGGCTGGCCATGGTCCATGCCGGCCATGCCGGCATCCGCTGCCGCACGACCTGTATCGGCCGCATCCGCAGCTTCTCTGGCTTGCCCATGATTTCCGCTGTCCGCCCTCTCTGAAGTCATCGCCACGAAATTCGTGGCCAAGGACATCGCCGCCGGCATCCCCCGCACTCCCGCTTCCGTTATCAGCCTGCCTTCAGCAGCGGCTGCCGCCCCCGTGCTCAATGTCAATAGCAGGAGCGCCGCTGCAAGCGCTCTCGCCGCCACTCCGATCTTCAGCTTGCCCATGCCTCCTCCTCCAAGCGGATCCGCATCTGCCCAAAAGGCCGTTTCTATAGTTTATAGAAGCCCGGAGCCGCTTAGACTAGCCCTTTCGGGCCTGTCGGGACAATTCAAGTCTTTTCTTCCTCCTCCGCGCTGGTATACTTTTCTAGTACATACATGCGGCGAAGCCACGGAAAGGAACAGAATCGACAACATGAAGAAACTTTTGCCGTTATGGAGCCTGGCCCTGCTGCTCCTGCTGGCTGCCTTCGCAGGCGGCTGCAGCATCGAATGGGAGCAGGCGCCTCCCGCTCCAACAGGCCACGACGTCACGATCTATTTTCCGTCCGACCGCTACCCGGAGACAGCGGAGCATATCCGCAGCGCCGTCTCCAAAGGAGCCTCCCCCATCTGTACGATCCAAAGGGAAGGAGCGGAGGAGAACCGCAAGCTGTCGCTCAAAGGCATTCCGACCAAAAAGAAATACGACCGGGACGAATGGCCGATGGCCATGTGCCGCGAAGGAGGCAGCGGCGCCGATGTCGCCTACGTCAAATCCTCCGACAACCGGGGCGCCGGCTCCTGGATCGGCAACCAGCTGAGCGACTATCCGGACGGGACGAGAATCCGGATCGTCGTCCGCTGAGAAGCCCTCTCGCACAAAAAAAGCGTTCCGCCCTGTCGAACAGGGGCGGAACGCTTTTTTCACCCTACAAAACCTTGTCCAGGAAGCTGATCGTACGCTCATGCTTCGGACTGCCGAACACCTGCTCCGGCGAGCCTTCCTCCACGATGTAGCCGCCGTCCATGAAGATGACGCGGCCGGCCACCTCGCGGGCAAAGCCCATCTCGTGGGTGACGATGACCATCGTCATGCCCTCGCGGGCCAGATCCTTCATGACGCCGAGCACCTCGCCGACCATTTCCGGATCGAGAGCCGAGGTCGGCTCGTCGAACAGCATGATGTCGGGGTTCATCGCCAGCGCGCGGGCGATCGCCACGCGCTGCTTCTGCCCGCCGGACAGCGAGGCCGGATAGGCATTCGCCTTGTCCGCCAGTCCGACCCGGTCGAGCAGCTTCAAGGCCGCGGTCCTGGCTTCCTCCGCCTTCAGCTTGTTCAGCTCCACGGGAGCGAACATGATGTTTTTCAGCACCGTCATATTGGGGAACAGGTTGAAATGCTGGAATACCATCCCGATATTTTCGCGAACCTTGTTGATATCCGTGCGGCGGTCGTTGATGTCCATCTCGTCCACCATGACCGTGCCTTCCGTGATGTCCTCCAGCCGGTTCAGGCAGCGCAGCAAGGTGCTCTTGCCGGAGCCGGAAGGTCCGATGACGCAGACGACCTCGCCTTCCTGGACCTTCAGGTCGATGCCTTTGAGGACATGGTTCGTGCCGAAGCTCTTTTTAAGTCCGGTGACGCTGATTTTACCCATTCTTGATCTTCCTTTCCATCCCGTCGGCAATCTTCGTCAGCACCGTGATGACGATGAGGTACATGACCGCTACCGTGGCCCAGATGATGAACGACTCGAACGTGCGGGCGATGACGATCTTGCCCGACTGGGTCAGCTCCACGAGTCCGATGACGGACAGAATGGACGTATCCTTGAGCGTGATGACCATCTGGTTGATGAAGGATGGGATCATGACCTTCACCGCCTGCGGAATGACGATTTTGATCATCGCCTTGCGGTAGGACAAGCCCAGCGAGCGGGCCGCTTCCATCTGGCCGCGGTCGATGGACTGGATGCCGCCGCGGATGATTTCCGTCATATACGCGCCGGCGTTGAGCGAGAGCGTCAGGACGGCCGCCAGGAAGAGCGGCATCTTGAAGTCGAGCGCCTGCGGAATGCCGAAATAAATGAAGAATGCCAGCACGATCAGCGGTATGCCGCGGAAGATGTCCACGAATACCGTGGCGATGCCGCGCAGCCAGCGATTGCGGCCGACCTTCATGAAGCCGAAGATCAGGCCCAGAATGAAGGCGAAGAAGAGCGATACGATCGTGTACAGCAGCGTTTTGCCGAGTCCCTTGAGCAGCGCCGGCAGCGATTCGACGACGAGCGCCCAGCCGGTTTTGTTCGCAGCCGCTACGAGGTATTTTTCTTTTATTTCTTTCAGCTTGCCGTTCTGCTCCAAGTTCGCAAAGCCTTGGTTGAATTTTTCCAGCAGCTCGGCATTTTGGCCCTTCCCTACTGCAAACCCATAGGAAGCACCTTCGGTCCGCTCACCGACCGTTTTCAGGCCGTTGTTCTGCTTGACGCCATACTCCAACACGGGATAATCGTCGAAGCAGGCAGCCGAATTGCCGCCCTTGACCTCGTCGTACATCTGGGCGGAGTCGTCGAACGGCACGAGTTTGAAGCCGTATTTGGCGCTGATGGATTCCGCATACGAATAACCTTCCGTACCGGTTTTGACGGCTACCCGCTTGCCCTTGAGGTCTTCATAGCCCTTGATGGAGTCGTTGTCGGCCTTGACAGCCATGATGACCCCGGACGTGAAGTACGGAGTGGAGAAGTCGAACTTCGCCTTGCGCTCGTCGGTGATGCTCATGCCGGCGATGACGCCGTCCACCTGCTTCGCCTCGAGCGCCTGCACGGCTGCGTTGAAGCCGAGCGGCTTAATGTTGACCTTGAAGTTCTGATCCTCGGCGATCGCCCGGATCAGATCCATGTCGATGCCGACATACTGTCCGTTGACATCCTGGAACTCGAACGGAGCGAACGTGACATCCGTGGCGATGTCATACGTTTTGACGGCCTGCTCGGCCGCCGACGCCGGCTGTACGGACCCGGCCAGTCCCGTCGCGGCAAACAGCATGACTGCCATTGTAAACCATAAAGCGCGCAATGATTTCATACAGACCTCCGCATTCTTTTTCAAACAGTACAGATGTTTATAAACGAATACCCCACGATTTACGCACTCGGCGGGGATTTTTCATTGTACCAAATTTCGCGGCCGTTTGCGAAAGGCCTCTGGATTAGCATGCCAAAAAGCCCCGGCGGAATACCGGGGCGAGCTTCATTCTGTTCCTGCCGTTCTAAGGGCTCCTCATCGCCTTGCGGAGCTGCGGATCGAAGGCATCCGCCCGAATCATTTCACCAGACGGACCATCAAGGCGTTGCTCAGAAGGCGGCCCGGCCTCGTCAAGTACTTGCCGTCGTAATAAAGGCCGCTCGATGCGCCTCCATCGAGGTTCATCGCCTGCCAGGCGCCGAGGCTCTTCATGACGGCGGCCAGCTGCGGAATGGTCGCGCCTCCGGTCGTCACGATGATCAGCTTGTGGTCGCGGGTCAGGCCCAGCGCGCTGCGGGAACCGCCGCCCGTCAAAATCTTCGGATCGCGGAAGCCTTCCGTCTTCGGATCAATCGCCGCAGCTCCATCCTTCAGCAGCCTTGGTCCTGCCTGCACCGCTCCGTCCACACCGCCGTCCGGATAGCGGGCCTCGAACTCGGCGCCGGACAGCAGCTCGGTCAGCATATTGGAATCGAAGGTGAAGACCGTCTTTTTGTCGCCGGAGCTCTTGTAGAGCATCTGCCCTCCATTGAACAGGTATCCGTATGGATTTTTGACGCTGGAATCGGTATACGCGTCGAAGAAAGCCCCGTTGACGGCGAGAACCGCCCCTCCGCGCTTCGCCATCGCCGCCAGCTCCTCGGTACGTCCCGCCTTGCCTCCGGCGACAGCCACCTCCAGGTCGACGCGGGGGTCCATCAGCGACACCTTCGCCGTCTGGACGGAGAAGCTTCTGCCTGCCGCCTTGACCGACCTGCTTTCGATGACGATCGGCTTTCTCGCCACGCTGAAGGCGCCTCTCGGCACAAGCGGCAGCCTGAGCTTCCCGCCGTCCAGGGACAGGGATACGGCATTAGCCGACAGGAGCCGCTCCGACCCGATGCCGAATTGCTTGCTCAAAAAGGAAAGAGGCACGTAAGCAGCCCCGTTTTCCAGAAAAGGAGCTCTATTCAACGAGGCCTTCTCCCCGTTCGCGACGGCTTCTTTTTTGCCGATCGTCAGAACGGCCTTGCTGCCGTCCCGCACAATTTCGGCCGTCTCTTTGCCTGCGTCCCAGGACACGCTCATCCCGGGCAGCTGCTTGAGCGCGCGGAGCGGCACGAACGACGCGTCGGCGTCCGTGTATCCGTATGTTTTCTCCGCCGCATGAGCCGGCGCGGCTCCCAGCGCCAGGCCCGGAAACAGCGATGCTGCCGCCAGCAGCAGCATTCCCCTCGATTTTCGGCTTGCAGATGATGTCTTCATTGCCTGACTCCCTTTCGTTCCAGCCTTGCTGTAGTCGCGGTCCGACCGCACTGCAGCCGCGGACCGCCTTTATTTATGTCGACCTCAAGGCTTGCCGCTGTTAGTCTTTTTCCTGATGAAAGGGAGGATTTGGAAGCAACGAAGGAGAAACTGCTTGTCAAAAACATTCCTGCTTTCATCAGGATTGAAAACAGGGCATAACAAAAAGCTCCCCTCGCGATAGCAGGCATTTTATTCTTTCACCTGTCTACCTTATGGGGAGCCTATCAACTTCCGGCTGCCGCTTGCTCTTCTCTTCGCCTCCCGACGGAATCAGCCCCTGTCGAGCAGACGGGACAGAATGACCGCCATCTCCGCCCTCGTAAGCGGCTGATCCGGCTTGAAGGTTCCGTCCGGGTAACCTGCCATCAGATTTTCCTTCACCGCTCTCCCGATCGCCGAGCTCGCCCAGTAGCTGTCGGGAACATCCTTGAATGCCGATGCCATCGTATTCCACCATCCTTCTCCACCGAATGATTCGTTGAAATCCACCGTCATGCCCGCAAGCTTCTGATCGTTGCTGTACTGGCGGATATTGGCGCGGCTGCTGAGCTTGCCCCGGCTCCAGGAATACGTCTGCCAGTACGCCTGGGCCGCTCCTCGCCTGGCCATCTCCTCCACGACGGCATAGGAGCCGTACACGCCGATCCGATAAGCCGGAATTTGCGCCCGGGCCGCTGTCAGATAAGCCTCGATCGCGGCATAATCCGATGCCTGGGCATCATAGTCGACGGCGAAATAGATGACGCTGCCGGCCGGCTGCCCGACGGCTTGCGCCTCCAGAAGCGCAGCCGCTCCGTCGGCCTTGCCGGCCGCCGCTCCCGATGCCGCGCGGTTGTTCGCCGTCTCGTATACGGAGACGATCATCATGCCCGCTCCCGTGATGGCCTCGGCCTCGGCGCGCGTCAGCCTCTTCCAGGCATACGCCGCCGGCACGAGGTAGCGGCAGGCGAAAGCATAGCCGGCCGCGGCCGCCGCCTTGGCCGTTGAAGCGGTCAACGGAACCGCGCAATCGATTCCTTTCATCTTCCTCTCCTCCTTGCATCCGTTCTCTCCCTATCAGTCTATGACGGGACTGCCGGATTCTCTCGGGCTGACGCCGCTCCGTCCTTCAAAAATATGTCGCGCCATCCGCGCGAACCTCTTCACCGAACGGCGTCCAGGCAAAACAGGCGTGCACCGCTTTTGGTCCCCTACCAAAAAAAGCAGGCTGCCGCGCAGCCTGCTCCCAATGGATCTCAACCCGCCTCGCTCGTCTCCGCCACGAGCTCGCCCTTGATGTACCAGGTGTGGGCATCGACGATTCTCGCCTGGACGAACTGTCCGATCAGCGACTTCGGCCCTTCCAGATGAACGAGCTTGTTGCTGCGCGTGCGCCCGGACAGCATATCCGGCCGGTTCTTGCTTTCGCTCTCGACCAGCACTTCAACCGTCCGCCCCAGCAGCGCCTCATGGGCTTCCCGGCCGATCTCGGCGAGCAAGGCGTTCAGCCTCGTCAGCCGGGCTTTCTTGACCTCCTCCGGCACGTCGTTGTCCATGCCCGCAGCCGGAGTTCCCTCCCTCGGCGAGTGGATGAACGTATAGGCGAAGTCGAACCTGACCTCGCGAACGAGCGACAGCGTCTCCTCGAACTGCTCCTCCGTCTCGCCGGGAAACCCGACGATGATGTCGCTGGTCAGCACCGCGTCCGGAATCGCCGCCCGGATTTTGCCCGTGAGCTCCAGATACGCCTCTCTCGTATACTTGCGGCTCATCCTCTTCAGCACCTCCGTGCTGCCCGACTGGACCGGCAGGTGGATATGCTCCACGAGATTGCCGCGCTGCGCGAGAACGGAAATCAGCTGATCGTCGAAGTCGCGCGGATGGGAGGTCGTGAAGCGGACCCGCGGGACGGCGATGCCGGCAATATCCCGCATCAGATCTCCGAACCGGTAAC encodes:
- the rocF gene encoding arginase; translation: MNPTVPVRILPVAFDYGAGRGGAASGPEALLQAGLAERLAGLGRQAVVLARVPAASLQAEFRSAPGMKHWGRVLAMAEETAAAAAAAADGGFPLILGGDHSIAIGTIAGLASRRERLGVLWIDAHSDLNTPSTTPSGNLHGMSLAACLGFGDPDLAAVGGYSPKLQPERIALVGARSLDEGEREIIGRLGIACFTMHDIDRRGMADVMKEAIAIVSNGSDGVHLSFDIDSVDPGEAPGTGTPVRGGLSYREAHLAMELLHEAGLLTSAELVEVNPRLDSGNRTARLAVELLASLFGEKIL
- the pruA gene encoding L-glutamate gamma-semialdehyde dehydrogenase, encoding MLEPFRNEPLTDFRDDRNRSLFHAALDEERGRQGLTYPLLIGGRERMEGATADSVNPARYGDVIGRVVQADLRQAAEAVEAAHAAAAGWAREPFAVRARILYRAAALLRRRKHEFSALMVLEAGKPWGEADADTAEAIDFLDYYGREAERIGAPQPLIRLQGEDNELLYIPLGTGVVIPPWNFPLAIMAGMTAAALVCGNPVVFKPASPTAVIAARFVALLLEAGLPEQAIQFVPGPGSVIGDALVDHPLTRFISFTGSLETGLRIHERASRLAKGQRWMKRVVAELGGKDAIVVDKSADLEAAAEAIAASAFGFSGQKCSACSRAIIHAGVYDRVLEDVVRRASGLRVGDPAEYGTDMGPVIDKAALRKIADYVEIGSGEGKIVWGGGTDDSYGYFAQPTIIEGVDRKARVAQEEIFGPVLAFIRADDYGDALDIANDTAYGLAGSVFSGKRAHLEEARRSFHVGNLYLNRKCTGALVGVHPFGGFNLSGTDSKAGGSDYLLQFTQAKAISEKL
- a CDS encoding ribonuclease J, coding for MDGVKNERRGYAPEAEGAGGQPRPSRLLAAALGGVNEIGKNMYMLQCGEDIVLIDCGSKFPDESQPGVDLIVPELSYLIERRDQVRALLVTHGHEDHIGGIPYLLKQLPVPVYATRLTMGLIEIKLKEHGLMGDAQLHIIDADSAVELGGCFKAAFFTISHSIPDCLGIVFDTPQGTIVHTGDFKFDMSPVSGPYPDLHRMADIGSKGVQLLLSESTNAERPGFTPSERVVGGHILDAFSKAKQRVFLSTFASNVNRVQQVVDASAATGRKLVLLGRSMVNVVDVAASLGYLNVPEELIIDAGEAGDHPPERIAVLCTGSQGEPMAALARLAAGSHRQMSIAPGDTVILAAGAIPGNERSVSRIIDHLYQIGANVIYGAGSATGMHVSGHGSQEELKLMLTLMKPRYLIPVHGEFRMLHQHRLLAAAVGIPQERVFILNNGDTVELAGGEARKGKSIPAGSSLVDGLGRDVGQIVLRDRRQLSGDGMLVVVVTLSEYDGRMLAKPEIISRGFVYVRDNEELMAGIQELVLKTVNGLEEERPGRWNLVKRSLKDDLARHIYARTRRRPMILPIVIEV
- a CDS encoding proline dehydrogenase family protein — encoded protein: MGLGNKIYRSVLLGLAGNGAVEAAAHKVGMKLGASRFVAGTTLDEAVAAACRLRDKGIQVSMDHLGEGIKTLEEADAYRDAYILLLQRLHLEGLSGNVSLKPTQMGLALDEASCRERITAIAREAKSRGAFVRLDMEDSPYTGRTIELVRRLHKEGLTNTGTVIQAYLYRSAEDVRKLSNARINLRLVKGAYKESRAIAFAKPDTVAASFKRLIRMRLDSGVYTAVATHDDEIIRWTKAYAARRGVSRGAFEFQMLYGMRMSMQEQLAAEGYTVRCYVPYGERWYPYFVRRLAERPENVGFVLRNLFKRS
- a CDS encoding NucA/NucB deoxyribonuclease domain-containing protein, which translates into the protein MKKLLPLWSLALLLLLAAFAGGCSIEWEQAPPAPTGHDVTIYFPSDRYPETAEHIRSAVSKGASPICTIQREGAEENRKLSLKGIPTKKKYDRDEWPMAMCREGGSGADVAYVKSSDNRGAGSWIGNQLSDYPDGTRIRIVVR
- a CDS encoding amino acid ABC transporter ATP-binding protein, which encodes MGKISVTGLKKSFGTNHVLKGIDLKVQEGEVVCVIGPSGSGKSTLLRCLNRLEDITEGTVMVDEMDINDRRTDINKVRENIGMVFQHFNLFPNMTVLKNIMFAPVELNKLKAEEARTAALKLLDRVGLADKANAYPASLSGGQKQRVAIARALAMNPDIMLFDEPTSALDPEMVGEVLGVMKDLAREGMTMVIVTHEMGFAREVAGRVIFMDGGYIVEEGSPEQVFGSPKHERTISFLDKVL
- a CDS encoding amino acid ABC transporter substrate-binding protein/permease, which encodes MKSLRALWFTMAVMLFAATGLAGSVQPASAAEQAVKTYDIATDVTFAPFEFQDVNGQYVGIDMDLIRAIAEDQNFKVNIKPLGFNAAVQALEAKQVDGVIAGMSITDERKAKFDFSTPYFTSGVIMAVKADNDSIKGYEDLKGKRVAVKTGTEGYSYAESISAKYGFKLVPFDDSAQMYDEVKGGNSAACFDDYPVLEYGVKQNNGLKTVGERTEGASYGFAVGKGQNAELLEKFNQGFANLEQNGKLKEIKEKYLVAAANKTGWALVVESLPALLKGLGKTLLYTIVSLFFAFILGLIFGFMKVGRNRWLRGIATVFVDIFRGIPLIVLAFFIYFGIPQALDFKMPLFLAAVLTLSLNAGAYMTEIIRGGIQSIDRGQMEAARSLGLSYRKAMIKIVIPQAVKVMIPSFINQMVITLKDTSILSVIGLVELTQSGKIVIARTFESFIIWATVAVMYLIVITVLTKIADGMERKIKNG